One Solanum lycopersicum chromosome 4, SLM_r2.1 DNA window includes the following coding sequences:
- the LOC101252871 gene encoding putative disease resistance protein RGA4, with the protein MAATSFLFSIANSILGKLGCHALDAEDQESKNHELTNWLKELKDVLYDVDDFLDEIQTHVQQSQRYRMGYKLKEIRERLDSIAADLDKIGDFEEKIELVEWDLTTPYCSIAILQCTPTCVSVHYSGVVGRDVDRDTLIEALLKSGNEATLFVYPIVGVGGTGKTTLAKLVYNDPRIWDELQKLLMVGACGSKILVTTRKTEVASIMGTAPAYCLNGLSHEDSLTLFLRHLNKKKTERREWNIVNSHSGWNSNQNEEISSAVRVSYEQLSSYLKVCLAYCSIFPKGCVIEIDKLIQLVAEGLISKSNESEDLEHVAIQHFRELLSRSFFQDVEEYRSVYTSICTMHDLVHDLALSAAGVEFCAVNSHIQNISDEVRHVVFSEYDLSGKELPASLLRNQNLDVSSNGSIKELPDSINKLLSLQTLRISHCPQLEGLPKDIGNLISLRHLYITTKQACLPDKAIVCLSSLRSLCIHNCNNLVSLSEGLQHLTNLRTLAIIGCPRLTFFPIAMKHLTALENLLIVDCKELTLLEWQDIEGLRMLRSLVIGGLPELESKDVHCLGSLQMLVLAGLPEVVTSPRWLEGASATLQYLRVERCLNFAALPNWLANLTALEKLEISKCRKSFSLPEGMSCLTNLKVLKIDN; encoded by the exons ATGGCAGCAACATCTTTTCTCTTCAGCATTGCAAACTCCATCTTAGGTAAATTAGGATGTCATGCT TTGGATGCTGAGGATCAAGAATCCAAGAATCATGAGTTAACCAATTGGCTAAAAGAACTCAAAGATGTTCTTTATGATGTTGATGATTTTCTTGATGAAATTCAGACTCATGTACAGCAGAGTCAAAG ATATAGAATGGGTTATAAGTTGAAAGAAATAAGGGAGAGATTAGATAGTATTGCAGCTGATTTAGACAAGATAGGGGATTTTGAAGAAAAGATTGAACTTGTTGAGTGGGACCTCACTACTCCATACTGCAGTATTGCAATTTTACAATGTACACCTACTTGTGTATCTGTACATTACTCTGGTGTTGTGGGAAGGGACGTTGATAGAGATACCTTGATCGAAGCACTTTTAAAATCAGGAAATGAAGCAACCCTTTTTGTATATCCCATAGTTGGAGTTGGAGGCACAGGAAAAACTACTCTTGCCAAATTGGTGTATAATGATCCAAGGATA TGGGATGAACTGCAGAAGTTGTTGATGGTGGGTGCTTGTGGAAGTAAGATTCTTGTAACTACTCGGAAAACGGAAGTAGCTTCGATAATGGGGACGGCTCCTGCATACTGTTTGAACGGTTTGTCACATGAAGATAGTCTGACTTTGTTCTTAAGGCATTTGAACAAG AAGAAAACTGAGAGACGGGAGTGGAATATAGTTAACAGTCACAGCGGGTGGAACTCAAATCAGAACGAAGAAATTTCATCTGCAGTAAGAGTGAGCTATGAACAATTGTCATCTTATCTCAAAGTTTGTCTTGCTTACTGCTCAATATTTCCCAAGGGCTGTGTGATTGAAATAGATAAATTGATACAGCTAGTAGCAGAAGGTCTCATTAGTAAGTCTAATGAATCAGAAGATCTTGAGCACGTTGCCATTCAACATTTCCGAGAGTTATTGTCGAGATCCTTCTTTCAAGACGTTGAAGAATATCGTTCCGTTTATACTTCAATCTGTACAATGCATGACCTTGTACATGATCTTGCACTGTCAGCAGCAGGGGTTGAATTCTGTGCAGTAAATTCTCACATACAAAACATTTCTGATGAGGTCAGACATGTGGTGTTTTCTGAATATGATTTGTCAGGCAAGGAACTGCCAGCATCCCTTCTCAGAAACCAG AATCTTGATGTAAGTTCCAACGGAAGCATTAAAGAATTACCTGATTCGATTAACAAGTTGCTGAGCTTACAGACACTCCGAATTTCTCATTGTCCACAACTTGAAGGGCTGCCTAAAGATATTGGAAATTTGATCAGCCTAAGACACCTGTATATAACCACCAAGCAAGCATGTTTACCTGATAAAGCAATTGTCTGCTTATCATCTCTTCGTTCTTTGTGCATTCATAACTGCAACAATCTCGTATCTTTGTCTGAAGGTCTGCAACATCTGACTAACCTTCGCACTTTGGCAATCATCGGTTGCCCAAGACTGACCTTTTTCCCAATTGCTATGAAGCACCTTACTGCTTTAGAAAATCTGTTGATTGTTGACTGTAAAGAGCTCACATTGTTGGAGTGGCAAGATATTGAAGGACTTAGGATGCTTCGGTCATTGGTTATCGGAGGCTTACCTGAATTGGAGTCAAAAGATGTTCACTGCCTCGGGAGCCTTCAGATGTTGGTACTTGCTGGTTTACCAGAGGTAGTTACTTCGCCGCGATGGCTTGAAGGTGCTAGTGCTACTCTACAATACCTGAGGGTGGAAAGGTGCCTGAATTTTGCAGCATTGCCAAACTGGCTGGCAAATCTTACTGCACttgaaaaacttgaaatttccAAGTGCCGTAAATCATTTTCATTGCCCGAGGGAATGAGTTGCCTCACGAACCTGAAGGTACTTAAGATCGACAATTGA